The following are from one region of the Crassostrea angulata isolate pt1a10 unplaced genomic scaffold, ASM2561291v2 HiC_scaffold_227, whole genome shotgun sequence genome:
- the LOC128169822 gene encoding uncharacterized protein LOC128169822, giving the protein MRVDILTMIIKVAIYTSYEDLENLSFGKETWQSSTFSDGTSDKAVDGHFESLKWDGKQCSLTIPSTKATWRVNLGRVYAIDHVVFMFRTDNLPWGPDNGFTAVYLGFYLYISNTTNLEDGILCHHDTTFTKQTIPKLLKVKCPYSGQFVIYYNERLPGVKYPPGYSTKAQTDFCEVQVFGCPSPVAYVPQCTKPCPSNCEKCHFRTGLCSKCKPGFDGVDCDIGEYHFHLFLLL; this is encoded by the exons ATGCGTGTCGACATTCTCACTATGATTATCAAGGTGGCGATATATACTTCCTATGAGG ATTTGGAAAATTTAAGCTTTGGAAAAGAAACATGGCAGTCCTCGACATTTTCAGACGGGACAAGTGATAAAGCTGTTGACGGTCATTTTGAATCATTAAAGTGGGATGGCAAACAGTGTTCATTGACAATACCGTCAACAAAAGCAACATGGCGGGTGAACTTGGGGAGAGTTTACGCGATTGACCACGTAGTTTTCATGTTCCGGACTGATAACTTGCCCTGGG gaccCGACAATGGATTCACGGCCGTATACCTTGGATTTTACCTGTATATCTCAAACACAACTAATCTTGAAGATGGAATTCTTTGTCATCACGATACAACATTCACGAAACAAACCATTccaaaattgttaaaagttaaatgtcCTTACTCTGGACAGTTTGTCATATACTACAACGAGCGTCTCCCTGGAGTTAAATATCCCCCGGGTTATTCTACTAAGGCTCAGACGGACTTTTGCGAAGTACAGGTTTTTG GTTGCCCTAGTCCCGTTGCATATGTCCCACAATGCACAAAACCATGTCCCTCAAACTGTGAAAAATGTCACTTTCGTACAGGGCTATGTTCTAAATGTAAACCTGGATTCGATGGCGTCGATTGTGATATAGGTGAGTATCACTTTCACCTCTTTCTATtact